A single Triticum dicoccoides isolate Atlit2015 ecotype Zavitan chromosome 2A, WEW_v2.0, whole genome shotgun sequence DNA region contains:
- the LOC119353637 gene encoding phosphoserine phosphatase, chloroplastic-like yields MHGMASPISVRTSSRHALSVPRSSLVRAAHASHLVIRVADPLFPCAKLSKARAVMAAAMEVSKAPSSSGLANRQPSKEVLETWRNANAVCFDVDSTVCLDEGIDELADFCGAGQAVAEWTTKAMTGTVPFEEALAARISLIKPSLSQVEDCLEKRPPRISPGIADLIKTLKANNTEVFLVSGGFRQMIKPVAFDLGIPTENIIANQLLFGSSGEYAGFDPTEPTSRSGGKAVAVQQIRQDHGYNTLVMIGDGATDLEARQPGGADLFICYAGVQMREAVATKADWTVFEFQELISELS; encoded by the exons ATGCATGGTATGGCCAGTCCGATCAGTGTACGCACCAGCTCGAGGCATGCTCTATCCGTCCCTCGGTCATCTTTAGTTCGAGCAGCACACGCTTCACATTTAGTGATAAGAGTTGCAGATCCATTATTCCCTTGCGCTAAGCTCTCGAAAGCGCGTGCTGTCATGGCAGCAGCAATGGAGGTCTCCAAGGCCCCTTCCTCTTCTGGTTTGGCAAACCGCCAGCCATCCAAAG AGGTTCTTGAGACATGGCGCAATGCCAATGCGGTGTGCTTCGATGTGGATAGCACTGTATGCTTGGATGAGGGTATTGATGAGCTTGCTGATTTCTGTGGGGCTGGGCAGGCAGTTGCCGAGTGGACGACAAA GGCGATGACAGGGACCGTTCCATTTGAAGAGGCTCTTGCTGCCCGGATCTCTTTAATCAAGCCATCTCTGTCCCAAGTTGAGGACTGTTTGGAGAAGAGGCCACCCAG GATTTCTCCTGGAATCGCAGATTTGATTAAGACATTAAAAGCTAATAATACTGAAGTATTCCTTGTGTCAGGAGGTTTCCGGCAAATGATCAAG CCTGTGGCATTTGATCTTGGCATTCCTACTGAAAACATCATAGCAAACCAACTGCTATTTGGGTCATCCGGAGAGTATGCTGGATTTGATCCCACAGAGCCTACTTCTCGAAGTGGGGGTAAAGCAGTAGCTGTGCAACAAATAAGACAG GATCATGGTTACAATACACTGGTTATGATTGGAGATGGTGCCACTGATCTTGAG GCTCGGCAACCTGGTGGGGCAGACTTGTTCATCTGTTACGCCGGTGTCCAGATGAGAGAAGCAGTTGCAACCAAAGCTGACTGGACCGTCTTCGAATTTCAAGAGCTAATTTCTGAATTGTCATAA